The genomic DNA ACCTTCGCATAGAAGAATTAGAAAATTCTGACTGGTATTCTACCTTTTTAAATAGTATTGTTAGTGGTTTTGGACCACATACAACCTATATGTCTCCTAGAACAAAGTCTCGTTTTGACCAAAGTATGTCTGGTAAACTAGAAGGAATAGGCGCTCGTTTGCAAAAAAAAGGAATCTATACGCATGTTTTTGAGCTCGTTTCTGGTGGCCCCGCTTGGAAACAAGGAGAATTAGAAGCAGGAGATATTATTTTAAAAGTAGCACAAGGCAACGAAGAGCCTCTAGATATTGTTGGAATGCGTTTGGATGATGCTATTAAATTTATCAAAGGGAAAAAAGGGACTGAGGTTCGATTAACTGTTAAGAAAAAGTTAGATGGTTCTACTAAAGTAATTTCTATTATACGTGATATCGTAGAATTAGAGGAAACTTTTGTCAAATCCAGTATCGTTGAGAAAAAAGGGAAAAAATATGGAATTATCAATCTTCCTAAATTTTATATAGATTTCAGCAATGTTAATAAAAGAAATGCCGCTACCGATATGGAAAAAGAAATTGCGCGTTTAAAAAATGAAGGCGTAGAAGGTCTTATTGTTGATTTACGTAATAATGGTGGAGGGTCTTTAAAGACAGCTATTGATATTGGCGGACTATTCATTGATCAAGGGCCCATTGTGCAAGTGAAGTATCGAAATGAAAAACCTGTTGTTAAAAATGATACCGATCCAAAAATTCAATGGAAAGGTCCTCTAGTAGTGATGGTAAATGAATTATCTGCTTCTGCTTCTGAAATTTTTGCTGCTGCTATTCAAGATTACAAAAGAGGGGTTATTTTAGGAGGTAAACAAACTTACGGAAAAGGAACAGTTCAAAATATTCTTCCCATCAATCGCTTTTACCAACAGTACCCTGATGATTTAGGTGCTTTAAAAATGACTATCCAAAAATTCTATAGAATCAATGGAGGTTCTACACAAATAGAGGGAGTGTATTCTGACATTCCATTGCCCAGTAGATACAGTTATATGGATTTTGGTGAAAGAGATTTGGATGGAGCTTTGCCATGGGATAAAGTAAAACAAGCTAATTATACTACTAAAGATTCTTATGCTAACTTCTCTGATGTTATTCATAAAAGTAAAGAACGTGTTAATAACGATGAAAAATTTAAAAAAATCAATGAATATGCCAAATGGTTAAAACATAATCAAGAGGAAAAAACATATTCGTTGAAGTATAAGGATTTTAAATCAAAAAATAATCAAAGAACCAAAGAAGGAGAACAATTTAAAGAAGTTTTTAAATTCAAATCTGATTTAACTTTTACCTCTCCTAAATATGAATTAGGCTTATTTAAAAAAGATACTATTTTAAAAGAAAAACGTATTGCTTGGCATAAAAATTTATCTAAAGACATTTATGTTAATGAAGCTTTAAATGTTTTAAATGAGCTTCAAATGAAAACCTCTAATAAAGTGGTAAAAAATTAATAAAAAGCGGCCTTCTAAAGGTCGCTTTTTAATTACACCATAAACAACCCAAAAATTGCTTTTATATTTTTAACTCTTTTCACATTAAAGCATCCTATAAATTTTATTATTTTTAACTCCTAACTAACTTAAAATTTTAACGCCAAGCTCATGCGGTTTCAATTTATAAATTCTATTATTTCTTGGTTTTTAAAAAAGAGAAAGCACCAAATAGAACTCTTTCTAAAATATCCTACTGATGTTCAGCAAGAACTATTATTAAAGCTCATACACACAGCAAAAAATACTGAATTTGGAGCGCAGTATCATTTTTCTTCTTTAAGAAATTACACTGATTTTAGCACTAAAGTTCCTATCCAACAATATGAAAGTATAGAACCACTAATTGAACGATGCAGAAAAGGAGAACAAAACCTCTTTTGGCCTACAAAAATTAAATGGTTTGCAAAATCTAGCGGGACTACAAATGCTAAAAGTAAATACATCCCTGTAAGCGATGAAGCGATAGAATATTGTCATCTGAAAGCTGGTAAGGATATGCTTTGCCTTTATATTAACAATAATAATGATGCGCAATTATTTACAGGAAAAGGACTTCGTCTTGGGGGAAGTTCTGCCATTTATGAAGATAACAACTCCTATTTTGGCGATTTATCTGCTATAATTATTGAAAATATGCCCTTTTGGGCTGATTTTAGCTCTGCTCCTAAGCAAGAAACTGCTTTGCTGAGCGAATGGGAAACCAAAATGGAAGCTATTATTGAAGAAACTATTCATGAAAATATTACTAGTTTAGTAGGGGTTCCTTCTTGGATGCTCGTGCTATTAAATCGTGTTCTAGAAAAAACAGGAAAAAATAATATCTTAGAAGTATGGCCTAATTTAGAAGTCTATTTTCATGGTGGAGTAAATTTTAACCCTTATAGAGAGCAGTACAAAAAATTAATTCCTAAAGAGGATTTCAGATACTACGAAACCTATAATGCCTCTGAAGGCTTTTTTGCAATCCAAGATAAAAACAATTCCGATGAACTCTTATTAATGCTTGACTATGGGATCTTTTATGAATTTATTCCTATGAGTGAATACAATGGTGAGCATTCTACCGCTATCCCTCTGGCTAAGGTAACTACAGGAATTAACTATGCTATCATAATTACTACAAACGGAGGTTTATGGAGGTACCTAATTGGAGATACTGTTAAATTCACTTCTACTGACCCATATCGTATCAAAATCACAGGCCGTACTAAGCATTATATCAACGCCTTTGGAGAAGAACTCATTATAGAAAATGCAGAGAAAGCACTAGACCTAGCTTCCAAAAAAACCAATGCCACCATCCTTGACTATACCGTTGCTCCCATTTTTATGAGTGGAGCTAAAAAAGGAGGCCATGAATGGATTATTGAGTTTAATAAAAAGCCTGATAATTTAAAATACTTTACAGAACTATTGGACAATGCATTGAAATCTATCAATTCAGATTACGAAGCCAAAAGGTATAATAATATGACACTGTCTATGCCCATCGTACACCAAGCTAAAAAAGGGTTGTTTTATAACTGGCTAAAGAGTAAAGGGAAATTGGGCGGTCAACATAAAATTCCCCGTTTAGCAAATAACCGTAAGCTTATCGACGAATTACTACGTTTATGAGTTCTATTTTTAAGGGGAATATTTCTTTTTACTCCAAACCTCTGAATTAGCAGAAGCTTTTCAAAGCACTATGATCTATGAAAAAAGTTTTCTTAAATCATTTACTCCATAGAACAGGAAAGGCTTGCAAGTACATCTGTATCATTATCAATGGAATTAGACACGTTTTCCTATTATAAAAACATGGCGCGCCATTTTTCTTCAGAATAAGAAGCAATTACTACTATTAACAGTTTTATTTAGCAAAACAAATAAACGCAAATTAGGAAATAACAATAGTTTTATTTTTTGAGTGCTTATCAGCCAAATAATACTTTCATTTTCTTTAGGGTTCTTTGTTATTCTTTTCACTAGTGCTGAGATGTATAGGTAATTGATACTGCGTAGCTACAGGAATCCCTCTTTTAATTGCTGGAAATAATTTAGGCAGTTCTTTTACTGTTTTTCTTAAGAGGCTATCTAATTGAGAAAAAGCTTTAGAGTTGCTAGTCGCTATTCTGATGTTTTGTAAGTGAACACCCCCTTCTTTATCAATCAAAATATTTACATAAATTGTTTCTCTAACGCTAACTGCCGTTTCTATTTTTTTTTCAGTTAATTTTGAAGCTATTCGTTTATGTATTTCTTCCCTAAAACACTTGTCTTTATCTTCTTCTATAACGTTTTTACAACTAGGAAAAGATGGAGGTACATCTACTTCAGTAAAATTTACTATTTCTTCTTTTTTCAACTTTTCTTGATGTTTTCTACTAGAAAAAAAGCTACATGAAGTAAATATTATCACTAAAAAAAAGAGAATCTCTTTATGTATTTTCATCGTACTCATTTACAAGTAAATATACTTATTTCGACAAACTTTTTAAAACTAATACGACCATTTTAGCGCAACTTTAATATTGTTTAACGCCATTTGAACGTAAAAAATTAGTTGGCATTCTTTCTCTATTGAATAACTTCTTTTAATTATTGTTATTTGATAAACAAAAAACTTTTGTTTCCTTGCAAATACTTCTTCTTCATTACACATACATTTCATTTCTAAAAAAAGCAAATCAACTAATAAACAGCATCTTTAGAAATACTTTCTATTTATCTTCTTCAGAAAAGTTTATATCAAAAAAAAAGCGACCCATTTCAGGGTAGCTTTCCATTGGTTAACAAAACCACGACACTTTTACTAAAGTGCCAAAACAACACAACTAAATACTGCCTTTACCTAAAAGCAGCCTGCAAATATACAACCTTTTTTTTAACGAGCAATGCTTTTTTTATTTTTTATTAAAAAGTCTCTTTCTTTTGGCATTGCTTAGTTCTTTAATTGATTGTATCTTTGCGCCTTTATTTAATCAATCATATATTATAGTAACTATGCAATTATCAGAACAAGAAGTTGTACGTAGAGAAAAGTTAGGCAAATTACGTGAATTAGGAATTAATCCATATCCAGCAGATTTATTCCCAGTAAACCACAATTCCAAACAGATTAAAGCTGATTTTTCTGAAGGCAAACAGGTTACTATTGCCGGTAGGTTAATGGCTATTAATATTCAGGGGAAAGCTTCTTTTGCTCAACTACAAGATAGTGAAGGACGTGTTCAAGTGTATTTTAATAGAGATGAAATTTGCTCTGGAGAAGACAAAAGCTTATACAACGATGTTTTTAAAAAGCTATTAGACCTTGGTGATTTTATTGGAATTGAAGGCGAATTATTTAAAACAAAAGTAGGAGAAACTACTGTACGTGTTAAAAGTTTTAAATTATTAAGCAAGTCTTTAAAGCCCCTACCTATCCCTAAAGAAAAAGATGGAGTGGTATATGACGCTTTTACAGACCCAGAGATGCGCTACCGCCAACGTTATGCAGATTTAGTGGTAAATCCACATGTTAAAGACGTTTTTGTAAAACGTACCAAACTATTTACTGCAATGCGTACATTTTTTAATAATGCTGGTTATTTTGAGGTTGAAACTCCCGTATTACAACCTATTCCAGGAGGAGCTGCTGCAAGACCTTTTGTAACTCATCATAACGCATTAGATGTTCCTTTATATATGCGTATTGCTAATGAATTATA from Tenacibaculum maritimum NCIMB 2154 includes the following:
- a CDS encoding GH3 auxin-responsive promoter family protein translates to MRFQFINSIISWFLKKRKHQIELFLKYPTDVQQELLLKLIHTAKNTEFGAQYHFSSLRNYTDFSTKVPIQQYESIEPLIERCRKGEQNLFWPTKIKWFAKSSGTTNAKSKYIPVSDEAIEYCHLKAGKDMLCLYINNNNDAQLFTGKGLRLGGSSAIYEDNNSYFGDLSAIIIENMPFWADFSSAPKQETALLSEWETKMEAIIEETIHENITSLVGVPSWMLVLLNRVLEKTGKNNILEVWPNLEVYFHGGVNFNPYREQYKKLIPKEDFRYYETYNASEGFFAIQDKNNSDELLLMLDYGIFYEFIPMSEYNGEHSTAIPLAKVTTGINYAIIITTNGGLWRYLIGDTVKFTSTDPYRIKITGRTKHYINAFGEELIIENAEKALDLASKKTNATILDYTVAPIFMSGAKKGGHEWIIEFNKKPDNLKYFTELLDNALKSINSDYEAKRYNNMTLSMPIVHQAKKGLFYNWLKSKGKLGGQHKIPRLANNRKLIDELLRL
- a CDS encoding energy transducer TonB; this encodes MKIHKEILFFLVIIFTSCSFFSSRKHQEKLKKEEIVNFTEVDVPPSFPSCKNVIEEDKDKCFREEIHKRIASKLTEKKIETAVSVRETIYVNILIDKEGGVHLQNIRIATSNSKAFSQLDSLLRKTVKELPKLFPAIKRGIPVATQYQLPIHLSTSEKNNKEP
- a CDS encoding carboxy terminal-processing peptidase, with the translated sequence MKTKLFFPFLIVILLFSSSTQAKNTFNKDPEKDRIIIYVLQNILTRGHYVQKELNDSFSEHVYTNFIDNLDPSKRYFTQEDLKEFSQFKYQIDDQIKEANIDFYKLVYNRFLEKIKAAKNNYQTLLQHPFNYKKNELINIDYEHVPFAKDETELIDYWRKQMKLAVLSRIEDAENQQEEKAKKDPKFKKKTFEELEFDARKEVLKNMDDLYLRIEELENSDWYSTFLNSIVSGFGPHTTYMSPRTKSRFDQSMSGKLEGIGARLQKKGIYTHVFELVSGGPAWKQGELEAGDIILKVAQGNEEPLDIVGMRLDDAIKFIKGKKGTEVRLTVKKKLDGSTKVISIIRDIVELEETFVKSSIVEKKGKKYGIINLPKFYIDFSNVNKRNAATDMEKEIARLKNEGVEGLIVDLRNNGGGSLKTAIDIGGLFIDQGPIVQVKYRNEKPVVKNDTDPKIQWKGPLVVMVNELSASASEIFAAAIQDYKRGVILGGKQTYGKGTVQNILPINRFYQQYPDDLGALKMTIQKFYRINGGSTQIEGVYSDIPLPSRYSYMDFGERDLDGALPWDKVKQANYTTKDSYANFSDVIHKSKERVNNDEKFKKINEYAKWLKHNQEEKTYSLKYKDFKSKNNQRTKEGEQFKEVFKFKSDLTFTSPKYELGLFKKDTILKEKRIAWHKNLSKDIYVNEALNVLNELQMKTSNKVVKN